One region of Halomonas huangheensis genomic DNA includes:
- the panC gene encoding pantoate--beta-alanine ligase, with protein MNIHASIQDLREALLPHRRAGRRIGLVPTMGNLHRGHLALVEAARAQCDVVVTSIFVNPLQFGPNEDLDNYPRTLDDDLTKLREGGCDLVFTPTPALMYPRGMANQTLVQVPEVSEGLCGGSRPGHFDGVSTVVNMLFNIVQPDVACFGEKDYQQLAVIRRMVQDLHLPIDILGVPTVREASGLALSSRNGYLSDEQRATAARLQGTLAELRTALEAGADIDTQLHQGLESLRRAGFEPDYLELRALDLSNVTATTHDAILLAAARLGTTRLIDNLALTLAR; from the coding sequence ATGAATATCCACGCCAGTATTCAGGACCTGCGTGAGGCATTACTGCCCCACCGCCGTGCCGGACGCCGCATCGGGTTGGTGCCCACCATGGGCAACTTGCATCGTGGCCACCTGGCATTGGTGGAAGCTGCACGTGCCCAGTGCGATGTGGTGGTCACCTCGATCTTCGTCAACCCGCTGCAGTTCGGGCCCAACGAGGATCTCGACAACTATCCGCGAACCCTCGATGACGACCTGACCAAACTGCGCGAGGGCGGTTGCGATCTAGTGTTCACCCCAACACCGGCCCTCATGTACCCACGCGGCATGGCAAATCAGACCCTGGTACAGGTTCCCGAAGTCAGCGAAGGCCTTTGCGGGGGCTCGCGTCCGGGCCACTTCGACGGCGTCTCGACGGTGGTGAACATGCTGTTCAACATCGTCCAGCCCGACGTTGCCTGTTTCGGCGAGAAGGATTATCAGCAGCTGGCAGTGATTCGTCGCATGGTCCAGGACTTGCACCTGCCCATCGATATTCTGGGCGTGCCCACGGTACGCGAGGCTTCCGGCCTGGCCCTGTCGTCGCGTAATGGTTATCTGAGTGATGAACAACGCGCCACTGCCGCTCGTCTGCAGGGTACTCTGGCGGAACTGCGTACGGCACTGGAAGCCGGTGCCGATATCGATACGCAACTGCATCAAGGTCTGGAGAGTCTGCGTCGCGCCGGTTTCGAGCCTGACTATCTGGAACTACGTGCCCTTGATCTGAGTAACGTCACGGCGACCACTCATGATGCCATTCTGCTCGCTGCTGCACGACTCGGTACCACACGCCTGATCGACAACCTGGCACTGACGCTTGCGCGCTGA
- a CDS encoding translation initiation factor Sui1 — MASLKDQLSGLVYSTEHGDICPECREPRDACICAEHADAERLASLDGIVRIRRETSGRKGKGVTTISGIPLAEAELKELAKTLKKRCGTGGALKDGVIEIQGDHRDTLKAELERQGFKVKLAGG; from the coding sequence ATGGCTTCGCTCAAGGATCAACTCAGTGGCCTGGTATATTCCACTGAACATGGCGATATCTGTCCCGAATGTCGCGAGCCGCGCGATGCCTGTATTTGTGCCGAGCACGCCGATGCCGAACGCCTCGCCAGCCTCGACGGCATCGTGCGTATCCGGCGCGAAACCAGTGGACGCAAGGGCAAAGGGGTCACAACCATCAGCGGTATACCGCTGGCCGAGGCTGAGTTGAAGGAACTTGCCAAGACGCTGAAGAAGCGCTGTGGTACCGGTGGTGCACTGAAGGACGGCGTGATCGAGATTCAGGGCGATCACCGCGATACGCTCAAGGCGGAACTCGAACGTCAGGGCTTCAAGGTCAAACTGGCGGGTGGCTGA
- a CDS encoding NAD-dependent protein deacetylase, with amino-acid sequence MAEQMDQQHSIVADLREFVERHAPLAVLTGAGISTASGIPDYRDEQGDWKRSPPIQHRAFMTSHMARQRYWARALIGFRTLADARPNAAHWALAELERQQLVSGIITQNVDGLHQRAGAGRVVDLHGRADQVICMSCGARQMRHALHEELSLRNPGWCSKASPARAAPDGDADLETDFSSFEVPGCGRCGDGIWKPDVVFFGDNVPAAVSASAHRLLQESSALLVVGSSLMVYSGFRFVRASVKAGQPVACINRGRTRADDLLALKIDAAAEDVLPTLLGD; translated from the coding sequence ATGGCAGAACAAATGGATCAGCAGCACTCGATAGTCGCGGACCTGCGTGAGTTTGTCGAGCGTCATGCTCCGCTGGCGGTGTTGACGGGTGCTGGCATCAGTACGGCCAGCGGTATCCCTGACTATCGCGATGAACAGGGTGATTGGAAGCGTTCGCCACCGATTCAGCATCGTGCCTTCATGACTAGCCATATGGCTCGACAGCGCTATTGGGCGCGTGCCCTGATTGGCTTTCGTACCCTGGCGGATGCCCGTCCCAATGCTGCTCATTGGGCATTGGCGGAGCTGGAACGTCAGCAGCTGGTCAGTGGCATCATTACCCAGAACGTGGATGGGCTGCACCAACGAGCTGGTGCTGGACGCGTGGTGGACCTGCATGGACGTGCCGATCAAGTGATCTGCATGAGCTGCGGTGCCCGTCAGATGCGCCACGCTCTGCATGAGGAACTGTCACTCCGCAATCCCGGTTGGTGTAGTAAGGCTAGCCCAGCTCGGGCCGCGCCGGATGGTGACGCCGACCTGGAGACGGACTTCTCGTCCTTCGAGGTACCGGGTTGTGGTCGCTGTGGTGATGGTATCTGGAAGCCGGACGTAGTGTTCTTCGGCGACAATGTGCCGGCAGCGGTGAGCGCCAGCGCTCATCGGTTACTGCAGGAGAGCTCGGCGTTGCTGGTGGTTGGCTCGTCGTTGATGGTCTATTCGGGATTTCGTTTCGTGCGAGCCAGTGTGAAGGCAGGGCAACCCGTGGCCTGTATCAATCGCGGTCGTACTCGTGCCGATGACCTGCTTGCCCTGAAGATCGATGCCGCCGCTGAGGACGTGTTGCCCACACTGCTTGGAGATTGA
- a CDS encoding nuclease-related domain-containing protein, with protein sequence MAWLDYVLPLFFLFPLAAAAVVVVALRSLHDARVRSPLDAQPMCEPGQGLRDRLDRAFATLFLNASLGPILTLAPLVYGMGRMVFSEQQNWLEWALYGALCTLLALLVSLRLIRDYQRIQRLKLGLACELAIGQELERLIRPEAHPYYVFHDVPADTFIIDHVAITPYAVFVIEVRARTPVMAPSGEILDSVTVEHERLRFPGWKERKPQRKARQATSWVRAWLSRELGQQVPVHGILALPGWKVVREVQSADLDVVDGVGLADSINQLRSGASLPSEIHDRLIVALRKRAQHGGSPLANDI encoded by the coding sequence ATGGCCTGGCTCGACTACGTGCTGCCACTGTTCTTCCTCTTTCCGCTCGCCGCGGCTGCCGTGGTAGTAGTGGCTTTGCGTAGCCTGCATGATGCCCGTGTACGCTCTCCCCTCGACGCTCAGCCGATGTGCGAACCAGGGCAGGGCCTACGCGACCGCCTCGACCGTGCCTTTGCCACTCTGTTCCTCAATGCCTCGCTGGGCCCTATCCTGACGCTGGCCCCGTTGGTCTATGGCATGGGCCGCATGGTGTTCTCCGAGCAGCAGAACTGGTTGGAGTGGGCTCTCTACGGCGCCCTATGCACCTTGCTTGCCCTGCTGGTGAGCCTGCGCTTGATTCGAGATTACCAACGCATCCAACGCCTCAAGCTGGGGCTCGCCTGCGAACTGGCCATCGGTCAGGAACTGGAACGCCTGATACGTCCCGAGGCCCATCCCTACTACGTTTTCCATGATGTACCCGCTGACACCTTCATCATCGATCATGTCGCCATCACTCCATATGCCGTGTTCGTGATTGAAGTCCGTGCACGCACTCCTGTCATGGCACCCAGCGGCGAGATTCTCGATAGCGTGACGGTCGAGCACGAACGGCTGCGTTTCCCGGGCTGGAAAGAACGCAAGCCACAACGCAAGGCACGCCAGGCTACCAGTTGGGTACGTGCCTGGCTGAGTCGCGAGCTGGGCCAACAGGTGCCGGTCCACGGCATTCTGGCCCTGCCTGGCTGGAAAGTGGTCAGGGAAGTGCAGAGTGCTGACCTCGATGTGGTCGATGGCGTCGGTCTGGCCGACAGTATCAACCAACTCCGTAGCGGTGCATCGCTGCCCAGCGAAATTCACGACCGACTGATCGTGGCACTGCGCAAGCGTGCTCAGCATGGCGGCTCGCCGCTGGCGAACGACATCTAA
- a CDS encoding ribonuclease T2 family protein, whose translation MLCGCMVLMVGLLLGSPLVSAQQLLSDREQQQALDDLERKHFDSYTLALTWHPGFCATRRQPPRECRDPVLMAAADDGFVIHGLWPSRPDRLIDEGLDIDTWHREGCFVEHRRPRGGFCEMGPPIEFDTELENALNASMPGRASCLDRYEYAKHGACTGVNEEDFFEGAIALAEIVNASALGDFMLAHRGEEVSRNALITAFEDAFGDGTGSALSLQCGGPSDRFLTEIRIGIDAERVDDFPSASSLVDQPHGRCPRYIEIRSFR comes from the coding sequence GTGCTATGTGGCTGCATGGTGCTGATGGTTGGCCTGTTGCTGGGCTCACCTCTGGTCAGTGCGCAGCAGCTGTTGTCAGATCGCGAACAGCAGCAGGCGCTGGACGATCTTGAGCGCAAGCACTTCGACAGCTATACCCTGGCGCTGACCTGGCACCCCGGGTTCTGTGCCACGCGCCGCCAACCGCCTCGCGAGTGTCGCGATCCGGTGTTGATGGCTGCGGCGGATGACGGCTTCGTTATTCATGGCCTCTGGCCGTCACGACCAGACCGCCTGATCGACGAGGGGCTGGATATCGATACCTGGCATCGTGAAGGCTGTTTCGTCGAGCATCGGCGCCCCCGAGGTGGTTTCTGTGAGATGGGACCGCCCATCGAGTTCGATACTGAGCTGGAGAATGCCTTGAATGCTTCGATGCCGGGTCGCGCCAGTTGCCTGGATCGTTACGAGTACGCCAAGCATGGTGCCTGTACGGGGGTGAACGAAGAGGACTTCTTCGAGGGGGCGATAGCACTGGCGGAAATCGTCAATGCCAGTGCGCTGGGCGATTTCATGCTCGCGCACCGTGGCGAGGAGGTCAGCCGCAATGCATTGATCACAGCCTTCGAGGATGCCTTTGGAGATGGCACCGGCTCAGCGCTCTCGTTGCAGTGCGGAGGGCCCAGTGATCGTTTTCTTACCGAGATTCGTATCGGCATCGATGCCGAGCGAGTCGATGACTTTCCATCAGCATCCAGCCTTGTCGATCAACCGCACGGACGTTGCCCGCGCTATATCGAGATACGCTCCTTCCGCTGA
- a CDS encoding deoxyguanosinetriphosphate triphosphohydrolase has product MKSMTWERLLDPVRLHDTRGTARDEVGRSPFHKDHDRIVFSGSFRRLGRKTQVHPLADNDHIHTRLTHSLEVGCVGRSLGMSVGELLGDRLPVGITSADLGVIVQAACLGHDIGNPPFGHAGEYAIRDWFKSAEVRGTGLLDGLSELERRDLLTYEGNAQGFRIVTQIEYNQFRGGMRLTAATLGTLLKYPWTASHGGQSGKFSCYQSELALLEQVADHLGLLPQGPHRWCRHPLAWLVEAADDICYALLDLEDGVEMDILAFDEVAQILTQIAGGEPADYREMQEAGVSQRRRIAALRGAAMERAVNDVGRVFVEHEHELLHGTLRDDLLELCHPDLDWGVKLAKELARKRIFCNTRKAKLEIGAYTTLGILLEAFIGAAHELHYTGHSSFKHQRVLALIGENTPLPSWSLYDSYRRMLDFIGGMTDHYAVDLAQEMGGKLKTS; this is encoded by the coding sequence ATGAAGTCAATGACCTGGGAGCGACTGCTGGATCCGGTTCGCCTGCATGATACACGTGGCACGGCACGTGATGAGGTGGGGCGTAGTCCCTTCCACAAGGATCATGATCGTATCGTCTTCTCCGGCTCCTTCCGTCGCCTTGGCCGCAAGACCCAGGTTCATCCTCTGGCGGACAACGATCATATCCATACCCGTCTGACTCATTCGCTGGAAGTCGGCTGTGTGGGGCGTTCACTGGGTATGAGTGTTGGAGAGTTACTTGGTGATCGGCTACCGGTCGGGATCACGTCGGCGGATCTCGGTGTGATCGTTCAAGCGGCCTGTCTTGGGCACGATATCGGTAATCCGCCCTTCGGCCATGCCGGCGAATATGCTATTCGCGACTGGTTCAAATCGGCTGAAGTACGGGGTACCGGATTGCTTGATGGATTGTCTGAGCTCGAGCGCAGGGATCTGTTGACCTATGAGGGTAACGCGCAGGGCTTCCGTATCGTTACCCAGATTGAATACAACCAGTTTCGCGGCGGCATGCGCCTTACCGCTGCAACGCTCGGTACACTGCTCAAGTACCCCTGGACGGCTAGCCATGGTGGCCAGAGCGGCAAGTTCAGCTGCTATCAGAGTGAACTTGCCCTGCTGGAACAGGTTGCTGATCACCTGGGGTTGCTTCCCCAGGGGCCACATCGCTGGTGTCGTCACCCGTTGGCGTGGCTGGTCGAGGCGGCGGACGACATCTGCTATGCGCTGCTCGACCTCGAGGATGGTGTGGAGATGGATATCCTCGCCTTCGATGAAGTCGCCCAGATCCTCACCCAGATTGCCGGCGGCGAGCCAGCCGATTACCGCGAGATGCAGGAGGCTGGTGTGTCTCAGCGGCGCCGCATCGCGGCGCTGCGTGGTGCGGCCATGGAGCGAGCGGTAAATGATGTCGGTCGAGTATTTGTCGAGCATGAGCACGAGCTGTTGCATGGCACCTTGCGCGACGACCTGCTCGAGCTGTGTCACCCGGACCTGGACTGGGGGGTCAAGCTGGCCAAGGAACTGGCGCGCAAGCGGATCTTCTGCAACACGCGCAAGGCCAAGCTGGAGATCGGTGCCTACACCACCTTGGGTATCCTGCTTGAGGCCTTCATCGGTGCCGCCCATGAGCTGCACTACACTGGCCACTCGAGCTTCAAGCATCAGCGTGTGCTGGCGCTGATCGGCGAAAATACGCCGTTGCCTTCCTGGTCACTGTATGACAGTTATCGCCGCATGCTCGACTTCATTGGCGGCATGACCGACCACTATGCAGTGGACCTTGCCCAGGAAATGGGCGGTAAGCTCAAGACGTCGTAA
- a CDS encoding tripartite tricarboxylate transporter permease translates to METLDFLAHGFAVATQPEHLLLALIGCAVGTLIGALPGLGPVNGVALMIPLAFNFGLAPTAALILLVSVYYGCMYGGRISSIVLNIPGDEPAMMTTLDGYPMALKGRGGEALGLSAVASFVGATLATIGLTLFAPLLVAVAIKFGPAEYFALFMLAFVTIGGVTSGSFAKSFIAACLGLLLGTVGVEPVAGVARFTFGTYELYDGIDFIVALVGLFAISECLLFLETRHDADKPHMRLGSAWPGMKASLPCAGTIGRGSVIGFVAGVLPGAGASLGSFLAYMLEKRWLGRKGNFGNGDPRGVAAPEAGNNAAAGGALIPMLSLGIPGSGTTAILLALLLSMNITPGPLLFAQQPDMVWGLVAALFIGNVMLLILNVPLVGLFARVLQAPRWFLMPMVVLIAFVGVYSLNNSPFDLYMMLAFGVLGYVLRKLEIPTVPVVLGLLLGGQMEFNLRRAMSISGGDWSILINSGISIGIYAFAATLLVAGLVYSLLLRRRLG, encoded by the coding sequence ATGGAGACTCTGGATTTTCTCGCCCATGGCTTTGCCGTCGCCACTCAGCCCGAGCATCTATTGCTGGCGTTGATTGGTTGCGCGGTGGGCACTCTGATTGGTGCCTTGCCCGGCCTGGGGCCCGTCAACGGCGTCGCCTTGATGATTCCACTGGCCTTCAATTTCGGCCTCGCGCCTACGGCGGCGTTGATCCTGCTGGTCAGCGTCTACTATGGCTGCATGTATGGTGGGCGCATCAGCTCGATTGTGCTCAATATTCCCGGTGATGAACCGGCGATGATGACCACTCTGGATGGTTACCCCATGGCGCTCAAGGGGCGCGGAGGCGAGGCGCTGGGGTTGTCGGCAGTGGCCTCCTTCGTCGGAGCGACTCTGGCCACCATCGGATTGACGCTGTTTGCGCCGCTGCTGGTTGCGGTAGCGATCAAGTTCGGGCCCGCGGAATACTTCGCGCTGTTCATGTTGGCCTTCGTGACCATTGGCGGAGTGACCAGCGGCAGTTTTGCCAAGAGCTTTATCGCCGCCTGTCTGGGCCTGTTACTGGGCACCGTCGGCGTTGAACCGGTGGCGGGAGTGGCGCGTTTCACTTTCGGCACCTACGAACTGTATGACGGTATCGACTTCATCGTTGCGTTGGTCGGGTTGTTTGCGATCTCCGAGTGTTTGCTGTTTCTCGAAACGCGGCATGATGCTGATAAGCCGCACATGCGGCTGGGGTCCGCCTGGCCGGGAATGAAGGCGTCGCTGCCGTGTGCCGGTACCATCGGCCGTGGTTCGGTAATCGGTTTCGTGGCAGGCGTGTTGCCGGGTGCCGGGGCGTCGCTGGGCAGTTTCCTTGCCTACATGCTCGAGAAGCGTTGGTTGGGCCGCAAGGGTAATTTCGGTAACGGCGATCCACGCGGTGTCGCAGCACCGGAAGCGGGCAACAATGCCGCAGCCGGGGGCGCATTGATCCCGATGCTGTCGCTGGGGATTCCCGGGAGCGGCACTACCGCCATTCTGTTGGCATTGTTGCTGTCGATGAATATCACTCCCGGCCCGTTGCTGTTTGCCCAGCAACCGGACATGGTCTGGGGGCTGGTGGCGGCGCTGTTCATCGGCAATGTCATGTTGCTGATTCTCAATGTGCCGCTGGTCGGGCTGTTTGCGCGAGTGCTGCAGGCTCCGAGGTGGTTTCTGATGCCGATGGTGGTATTGATTGCCTTCGTTGGCGTTTATTCGCTGAACAATAGCCCCTTCGATCTGTACATGATGCTGGCGTTTGGTGTGCTCGGCTATGTACTGCGCAAACTGGAGATACCCACTGTACCGGTGGTGTTGGGGCTACTGCTCGGGGGGCAGATGGAGTTCAACCTACGCCGCGCAATGTCGATCAGTGGTGGAGACTGGAGCATTCTGATCAACAGCGGAATCTCCATCGGCATCTATGCCTTTGCCGCGACACTATTGGTGGCTGGGCTGGTGTACTCGCTGTTGCTCAGGCGGCGCCTCGGTTGA
- a CDS encoding tripartite tricarboxylate transporter TctB family protein: MSELGHPDAQQNRRSAPVGDRIAGTVLLVLAVAAWWHSHAFVTGFMQPVGPGVFPRLVSVPLAVLSGYLLLRPGFNERWPDKAGLARQLAVLVLLVAYAALLEPFGFIPVSLVGTVLLVRLFGADWRQALMAGIGLSIGLYLLFEYALGIPLPDMPWLGGE, from the coding sequence ATGAGTGAGCTGGGTCACCCCGACGCTCAACAGAATCGCCGGTCGGCTCCGGTCGGCGATCGCATTGCCGGTACTGTGCTGCTGGTTCTGGCGGTCGCCGCCTGGTGGCATTCCCATGCCTTTGTCACTGGCTTCATGCAGCCGGTGGGCCCCGGGGTCTTTCCACGCCTGGTCAGCGTGCCGTTGGCGGTGCTGTCAGGCTATCTGCTGTTGAGGCCTGGCTTCAATGAGCGATGGCCAGACAAGGCCGGACTGGCGCGTCAGCTGGCAGTACTGGTGTTGTTGGTTGCATATGCCGCTTTGTTGGAGCCGTTTGGTTTTATACCGGTATCGCTAGTGGGAACCGTTCTGTTGGTGCGATTGTTTGGTGCCGATTGGCGTCAGGCATTGATGGCTGGCATAGGGCTGTCCATAGGACTGTATCTGCTTTTCGAGTATGCCCTCGGCATTCCGCTACCGGATATGCCCTGGCTGGGAGGCGAGTGA
- a CDS encoding Bug family tripartite tricarboxylate transporter substrate binding protein: protein MPAMFPRSYLKRYLSLPLVAAGLAVSTPGLALPIDECIAPADPGGGWDFTCRSVGKLLTDLELTDGSVQVTNMPGGVGAVAFSNVAGKRAADSNLIVATSTVGMTQIAQGRYPGDADTMRWLGMLGTDVGVILVDDQSPYQDLEELLQDIVEDPSALAVAGSSGAGGWDHIRALMLAEAAGLASEQIGQLRWVQFDGGGPAVTQMMGNHVDVVSTDLGEVAGFIESGDVRVLAVLSEEPLPAPFDELPTAIEQGYDVTGYNWRGFYTGGEVSDEDYAAMVDTLQQLYDSSEWKDVAAQNGLVPLWRGGDEFSNFVQESIDRVEEISRDIGVIQ, encoded by the coding sequence ATGCCAGCTATGTTTCCCAGGAGCTATCTCAAGCGTTATCTCAGCCTGCCACTGGTGGCCGCGGGGCTCGCGGTTTCCACTCCTGGTCTGGCGTTACCTATTGACGAGTGCATCGCACCTGCTGATCCTGGTGGTGGTTGGGATTTCACTTGCCGTAGCGTCGGTAAGTTGCTGACGGATCTCGAGCTGACGGATGGGTCTGTACAGGTTACCAACATGCCCGGTGGCGTGGGAGCCGTGGCATTTTCCAATGTCGCCGGCAAGCGTGCCGCTGATAGTAACTTGATCGTTGCCACCAGTACCGTTGGGATGACCCAGATCGCGCAAGGGCGTTATCCGGGAGATGCCGATACCATGCGCTGGCTGGGTATGTTGGGCACCGATGTCGGAGTGATTCTGGTCGATGACCAGAGCCCTTATCAGGACCTCGAAGAACTCCTCCAGGATATTGTCGAAGATCCGAGTGCTCTGGCCGTGGCTGGCTCCAGCGGTGCCGGTGGTTGGGACCATATCCGCGCGTTGATGCTGGCCGAAGCTGCTGGACTGGCGAGTGAACAGATCGGTCAGCTGCGTTGGGTGCAGTTCGACGGGGGCGGCCCCGCCGTGACCCAGATGATGGGCAATCATGTGGATGTGGTGTCCACCGACCTGGGAGAAGTGGCCGGTTTCATCGAGTCCGGTGATGTTCGGGTACTGGCTGTCCTGTCCGAGGAACCGCTACCGGCGCCTTTCGATGAATTGCCCACTGCGATCGAACAGGGGTATGACGTGACCGGCTACAACTGGCGCGGGTTCTACACCGGGGGCGAGGTTTCCGATGAGGATTACGCGGCCATGGTCGATACACTCCAACAGTTGTATGACAGCTCCGAGTGGAAGGACGTCGCAGCGCAGAACGGACTGGTGCCACTATGGCGTGGTGGGGACGAGTTCTCGAACTTTGTGCAGGAGTCGATTGATCGCGTCGAGGAGATCTCCCGTGATATCGGGGTTATCCAATGA
- a CDS encoding aminopeptidase P family protein, producing MSPAPVAASRLAALREAMQRHGIDAWWLPSSDPHHSEYLPEHWSGREWLSGFDGSVGTLVITQQDAGVWVDSRYFVQAETQLAGSGIAMMKLTQGQAAAPIQWLAEQLPAGATIGYDAQVVSLAHARQMDEILGGAGIKQRGDLDLLDEIWGERPALPTASIQPHAAQYLDESRAQRLSGVRDAIAEHGADWHLISTLDDIAWLTQLRGADVGFNPVFLAHMLIGRDTATLFVAPGKIDPTLSEALARDGIQIADYSDWSSALAALPTSQRILLDPARLSVGTRQALPDAMPVVEAFQPSTLAKGCKTDHELSWVRQTMEIDGIALCRFFAWLEKSLAAGEKVTELTIDERLREQRQRAESFFCESFNTIAAFNANGALPHYHATEEAHSVIEGDGLLLIDSGGQYYGGTTDITRMVPVGQVSAAQREDCSLVLKGMIALSRARFPLGIAAPRLDAIARAPLWATGRDYGHGTGHGVGYFLNVHEGPQVISSGASVAAHTAMQPGMITSNEPGVYRPGQWGVRIENLVANRAAPESEFGDFLEFETLTLCPIDTRCLDLALLDAGEIEWLNGYHAEVRQRLAPHLDGDALEWLKERTEAVDR from the coding sequence ATGTCACCTGCACCTGTAGCAGCCAGCCGTCTCGCAGCCCTGCGTGAAGCCATGCAACGCCATGGCATCGATGCCTGGTGGTTGCCTTCCAGTGATCCCCATCACAGTGAATACCTGCCAGAGCACTGGTCCGGTCGCGAGTGGTTATCAGGCTTCGACGGCTCGGTGGGCACACTGGTGATCACACAGCAGGACGCCGGCGTATGGGTCGACAGCCGTTACTTCGTGCAGGCTGAAACCCAACTGGCCGGTTCTGGCATCGCAATGATGAAGCTGACCCAGGGCCAGGCAGCCGCGCCGATTCAATGGCTGGCAGAGCAGTTGCCTGCTGGCGCCACGATCGGCTACGACGCCCAGGTCGTGTCGCTGGCCCATGCTCGTCAAATGGACGAGATTCTCGGTGGTGCCGGCATCAAGCAACGCGGCGACCTCGACCTCCTCGATGAGATCTGGGGCGAGCGCCCGGCACTGCCTACCGCCAGCATCCAGCCGCATGCTGCTCAGTACCTGGACGAATCCCGCGCCCAGCGCCTGAGCGGAGTGCGTGACGCCATCGCGGAGCATGGCGCCGACTGGCACCTGATTTCGACACTCGACGATATTGCCTGGCTGACCCAACTACGGGGCGCCGACGTCGGCTTCAATCCGGTATTTCTAGCGCACATGCTGATCGGTCGCGACACTGCCACACTATTCGTCGCCCCTGGCAAGATCGACCCAACTCTGAGCGAGGCATTGGCCAGAGACGGCATTCAGATCGCCGACTACAGCGACTGGTCCAGCGCCCTGGCGGCACTGCCGACCAGCCAGAGAATACTGCTCGATCCGGCACGCCTGTCAGTCGGCACTCGCCAGGCACTGCCCGACGCCATGCCGGTGGTCGAGGCCTTCCAGCCCAGCACCCTGGCCAAAGGCTGCAAGACTGACCATGAGCTGAGCTGGGTACGCCAGACCATGGAGATCGATGGTATCGCGCTGTGCCGCTTCTTCGCCTGGTTGGAAAAAAGCCTGGCCGCAGGAGAAAAAGTCACCGAACTGACCATCGACGAGCGTCTTCGTGAACAGCGCCAGCGCGCCGAAAGCTTTTTCTGCGAGAGCTTCAATACCATTGCCGCTTTCAATGCCAATGGTGCCCTGCCTCACTACCATGCCACCGAAGAAGCACATTCGGTGATCGAGGGTGACGGCCTACTGCTGATCGACTCTGGTGGTCAATACTACGGCGGTACCACCGACATCACGCGCATGGTGCCTGTAGGCCAGGTTTCCGCCGCCCAACGCGAGGATTGCAGCCTGGTGCTCAAGGGCATGATTGCCCTGTCTCGTGCGCGCTTCCCGCTGGGGATCGCCGCCCCGCGCCTCGATGCGATTGCCCGTGCGCCGCTATGGGCCACCGGCCGCGACTATGGCCACGGTACCGGCCATGGTGTCGGCTATTTCCTCAACGTCCACGAAGGACCACAGGTGATCAGCTCCGGGGCATCGGTCGCCGCACATACTGCCATGCAGCCGGGCATGATCACCTCCAACGAACCCGGCGTCTATCGTCCCGGCCAGTGGGGCGTGCGCATCGAGAACCTGGTGGCCAACCGCGCCGCTCCCGAGAGTGAGTTCGGCGACTTCCTGGAGTTCGAGACACTGACGCTCTGCCCCATCGATACTCGCTGCCTGGACCTGGCATTGCTGGATGCCGGCGAAATCGAGTGGCTCAACGGCTATCACGCCGAAGTTCGCCAGCGCCTTGCGCCTCATCTCGACGGTGATGCACTGGAGTGGCTGAAGGAACGGACGGAGGCGGTCGACAGGTAA